The following are encoded together in the Desulfococcus multivorans genome:
- a CDS encoding heterodisulfide reductase-related iron-sulfur binding cluster → MTMEFTREIYWNVGHGVLIPMYALALLAVGILVHGALKRIGVYRLGKPVNRTDDLRGRIAAALRDVLSQRQVLRVRAPGLAHSLFFWGFLVLALGTTLIFLQADLTDPVFGWKFLTGTFYKLFSLVLDIAGLLALVMLGVLFYRRYWVRPPGLASDRDDAIMHGLLFAILTTGFVIEGARMAVTELGAGTGLAAWSPVGLFVAGRISGLGEESLRSLHKGVWWIHFFLTLGFFVVLPRTKFRHILTTSANYVFADHRRKGSTETLDLEDEQTERFGAARIRDLTWKDILDGDACTECKRCQDRCPAWHTEKPLSPMEVIAHIRDAAFGQPDADLIDTIGRDALWACTTCRACQEICPATIEHVNKIIDMRRHLVLMAGEFPGEEVMVATDNVEVNGNPLGLAFSARGDWAEGLGVTRLAENADVDILYFVGCYASFDKRNIKVARSFVRLCAAAGIKVGILGKEEKCCGEPVRKLGNEYLYQGLAAENIGIMQGYGVKKIVTACPHCFNTLDRDYRDLGFDIDVEHYVTFLQKLVQDGRLKLRPGHFACTYHDSCYIGRYNDIYEPPRSLLSAAGATVREMERNRDEGFCCGGGGGRVIADEKIGTRICETRAKMAAETGTGILVSNCPFCLTMFEDGVKGAGLEGKMVPRDIAEILVERLEKQD, encoded by the coding sequence ATGACCATGGAATTTACCCGGGAAATATACTGGAACGTGGGCCACGGTGTGTTGATTCCCATGTATGCCCTGGCCTTGCTGGCCGTCGGCATTCTGGTTCACGGCGCCCTGAAGCGGATCGGGGTCTACAGGCTCGGAAAACCCGTGAATCGCACCGATGATCTCCGGGGCCGCATCGCCGCCGCCCTGCGGGATGTGCTCTCGCAGCGGCAGGTGTTGAGGGTCCGGGCCCCGGGCCTGGCGCACAGCCTGTTTTTCTGGGGGTTTCTCGTGCTGGCCCTCGGGACGACCCTGATCTTCCTGCAGGCGGACCTGACCGATCCGGTCTTCGGCTGGAAATTTCTGACCGGAACCTTTTACAAACTCTTTTCGCTGGTTCTGGATATTGCCGGCCTCCTGGCCCTTGTCATGCTGGGGGTGCTGTTTTACCGGCGCTACTGGGTGCGTCCGCCGGGCCTGGCGTCCGACAGGGACGATGCGATCATGCACGGGCTGCTGTTTGCCATTCTGACCACCGGTTTTGTCATCGAAGGCGCCCGCATGGCCGTGACCGAACTCGGTGCCGGCACCGGTCTGGCCGCCTGGTCCCCGGTGGGGCTGTTCGTTGCCGGGCGGATTTCGGGCCTGGGGGAGGAAAGCCTCCGGAGCCTGCACAAGGGTGTCTGGTGGATCCACTTTTTTCTGACCCTGGGCTTCTTCGTCGTGCTGCCCCGCACCAAGTTCCGGCATATCCTGACCACCAGCGCCAATTACGTGTTTGCCGACCATCGCCGCAAGGGGAGCACGGAAACCCTCGATCTCGAGGACGAGCAGACGGAGCGCTTCGGGGCGGCCCGGATCAGGGATCTGACCTGGAAGGACATCCTGGACGGCGACGCCTGCACCGAATGCAAGCGATGCCAGGACCGGTGTCCGGCCTGGCATACCGAAAAGCCGCTCAGCCCCATGGAAGTGATCGCTCATATCCGGGATGCCGCCTTCGGGCAGCCCGATGCGGATCTGATCGACACCATCGGGCGCGATGCCCTGTGGGCCTGCACCACCTGTCGGGCCTGCCAGGAGATTTGTCCGGCAACCATCGAGCACGTCAACAAAATCATCGACATGCGTCGCCACCTGGTCCTCATGGCAGGCGAATTTCCGGGTGAGGAGGTCATGGTCGCGACGGACAACGTGGAGGTGAACGGAAACCCGCTCGGGCTGGCTTTTTCGGCCCGGGGAGACTGGGCCGAAGGACTGGGCGTAACCCGCCTGGCCGAGAATGCGGATGTGGACATCCTCTATTTTGTTGGCTGCTATGCCTCTTTTGACAAGCGCAACATCAAGGTGGCCCGAAGCTTTGTCCGGCTATGCGCGGCGGCCGGGATCAAGGTCGGGATCCTGGGCAAGGAAGAAAAGTGCTGCGGCGAGCCGGTGCGCAAGCTCGGCAACGAGTATCTTTACCAGGGGCTTGCCGCCGAAAACATCGGGATCATGCAGGGCTACGGCGTGAAAAAGATCGTGACGGCCTGCCCCCACTGTTTCAATACCCTGGATCGGGACTACCGGGATCTCGGGTTTGACATCGACGTCGAACACTACGTCACCTTTCTTCAGAAACTGGTTCAGGACGGCCGCCTGAAACTCAGGCCCGGGCACTTTGCCTGCACCTATCACGACTCGTGTTACATCGGGCGTTACAACGACATCTACGAGCCTCCCCGCAGCCTGCTGTCGGCCGCCGGCGCCACCGTCCGGGAAATGGAGCGGAACCGGGATGAGGGGTTCTGCTGCGGCGGCGGCGGCGGCCGTGTCATCGCGGACGAAAAAATCGGGACCCGAATCTGCGAAACCCGCGCGAAAATGGCGGCGGAGACCGGGACGGGAATCCTGGTTTCCAACTGTCCCTTCTGCCTGACGATGTTCGAGGACGGGGTCAAGGGCGCCGGGCTGGAAGGAAAGATGGTGCCGCGGGACATCGCCGAAATCCTGGTGGAGCGGTTGGAAAAACAAGACTGA